A genomic window from Solanum dulcamara chromosome 11, daSolDulc1.2, whole genome shotgun sequence includes:
- the LOC129872651 gene encoding GDSL esterase/lipase At5g45960-like: MRCCVMFLRYSPMLFLILFITIIISTGNIKGETRPLAKKNVLIRPFDNTISAIFVFGDSTVDSGNNNCKTTVTKCNFPPYGRDFVSHIPTGRFSNGRLITDMTASYIGLKEFVPPYLDPILSLEELMTGVSFASGGSGFDPVTAQISDVIPLEQQLEYFKEYKIRIEYEIGEERTKLLISKAMFLISAGTNDFVVNYFSTQLRRNSYTVLAYQQFLLQQAQQFLQDLMAEGAQLIGIVGLPPLGCLPVVITLNLASSPLQPRQCIDSYSDVGKEYNRLLQNMLNNMNIYGTQLVYADIYNPLYDMVQNPNKHGFNNVYYGCCGSGLFELAILCNPNSIVCSNASEFVFWDAVHPTQATYNNLFKFLRPTVDFMLKL; encoded by the exons ATGAGATGTTGTGTCATGTTTCTTCGATATTCTCCAATGTTATTCCTTATTCTTTTCATCACCATCATCATCAGTACTGGTAACATTAAAGGTGAAACTAGACCATTAGCAAAAAAGAATGTGCTAATTAGGCCCTTTGATAATACCATTTCAGCTATCTTTGTCTTTGGAGACTCCACAGTTGACTCTGGTAACAACAACTGCAAAACCACTGTGACAAAGTGCAATTTTCCTCCCTATGGAAGGGACTTTGTCAGCCACATTCCCACCGGAAGGTTCTCCAATGGCCGCCTCATCACTGATATGACGG CTTCATATATAGGACTCAAAGAATTCGTGCCACCATATTTGGACCCAATACTTAGCTTGGAGGAGCTGATGACTGGCGTTAGTTTCGCCTCCGGTGGCTCCGGCTTCGACCCTGTTACCGCTCAAATAAgc GACGTAATTCCATTGGAACAGCAGCTAGAATATTTTAAAGAGTACAAAATAAGAATTGAATATGAAATTGGGGAGGAAAGAACAAAATTGTTAATAAGTAAAGCAATGTTCCTTATAAGTGCTGGCACAAATGATTTTGTTGTCAATTATTTTAGCACCCAATTGAGAAGAAACTCATACACTGTCCTTGCCTACCAGCAGTTCTTGCTGCAACAAGCACAACAGTTTCTCCAG GATTTAATGGCCGAGGGAGCTCAGCTCATCGGAATAGTAGGGTTACCGCCTCTCGGGTGCTTACCGGTGGTGATCACCCTGAACCTTGCCAGCAGCCCATTGCAACCCCGTCAATGTATTGATTCATACTCAGACGTAGGAAAAGAGTATAATCGGCTTCTCCAAAATATgttaaataatatgaatatttatgGCACACAATTAGTCTATGCTGATATATACAATCCTTTATATGACATGGTACAAAATCCCAACAAGCATG GTTTTAATAACGTCTACTATGGTTGTTGTGGAAGTGGGCTTTTCGAGCTTGCAATTTTGTGCAATCCAAATTCAATTGTTTGCAGTAATGCTTCGGAATTTGTTTTCTGGGACGCAGTCCATCCAACTCAAGCAACATATAATAATTTGTTCAAGTTCTTGCGTCCCACCGTTGATTTTATGCTCAAGttataa